Proteins from one Entomospira culicis genomic window:
- a CDS encoding AMP-dependent synthetase/ligase, producing MKTNLAYVADPNHKRKYEGDWPTLPKMLHNSAQSFADNLCFTVLDPENPFSMTYKEVLTSVQRLSSMLTHDLNVQAGDNIALCGANSPEWGIAFFAILWSGATVIPLDATASIEKNNSLAKRADVRFVIGDEEFFKEGFGSAYSAHNLCLNKTHPRYILEISARKELAEVPTYNNEQLAAILFTSGTTGMEKGVMLTHRNLVSDAYCLESMVSFTPKDMFYAILPIHHTYCMQSSFITPLTNGASIAFAKGIVISQMMKELALNKITVIAGIPLLFNKLLQGILDGVRKKGAISYGLVRSLMAINALSLNVFNKNVGKKLLGFVLKKANLQGVNLMISGGGPIPPTTIKLFNHLGITCVQGYGLTETSPIVTLNPVNRNKHKSIGLPIDLTDIIIHNVDNDGNGEIAVKGPMVFEGYYHNPEATADAFTSEGYFKTGDLGYIDPDGYVYITGRSKNIIVTEGGKNVSPEEVEDIFQLTPEFEQVLIRGYLANAETQSEGIEALVYPNKDLFKGKSEAEITESILELIRAGNKRLSSYQRIGQVRLLDQPMELTGTKKIRRHTVDKDAGKIIM from the coding sequence ATGAAAACAAATTTAGCCTATGTCGCAGACCCAAATCATAAGCGAAAGTATGAAGGGGATTGGCCTACCTTACCCAAAATGTTGCATAATTCCGCGCAATCTTTTGCCGATAATCTCTGCTTTACCGTCTTGGATCCAGAAAACCCCTTTAGCATGACATACAAAGAGGTCTTAACCAGTGTACAGCGCCTCTCTTCGATGCTTACCCATGATCTTAATGTGCAGGCAGGCGATAATATTGCCCTTTGTGGCGCCAACAGCCCAGAATGGGGCATTGCTTTCTTTGCGATACTCTGGTCGGGGGCTACGGTTATTCCTTTAGATGCCACCGCTTCTATCGAAAAGAATAACTCACTAGCAAAGCGCGCCGACGTACGCTTTGTTATTGGTGATGAGGAATTTTTCAAAGAGGGATTTGGTTCCGCCTATAGCGCCCACAATCTCTGCCTCAACAAAACGCATCCTCGCTATATCCTTGAGATAAGCGCGCGCAAAGAGCTCGCAGAAGTTCCCACCTATAACAATGAGCAACTCGCTGCCATCCTCTTTACCTCAGGCACTACGGGCATGGAAAAGGGCGTAATGCTTACCCATCGCAACCTCGTCTCCGATGCTTACTGCCTAGAGAGTATGGTCTCTTTTACCCCTAAGGATATGTTCTATGCGATTCTTCCCATCCATCACACCTACTGTATGCAATCCTCGTTTATTACCCCCCTCACTAATGGGGCAAGCATTGCCTTTGCAAAGGGCATTGTTATCTCGCAGATGATGAAGGAGCTGGCGCTCAATAAAATTACCGTTATCGCGGGAATTCCTCTGCTGTTTAATAAATTGCTCCAAGGTATTTTGGACGGTGTGCGTAAAAAGGGCGCAATCAGCTATGGCTTAGTCCGCAGCCTCATGGCGATTAACGCCTTATCGCTTAATGTCTTTAATAAAAATGTGGGCAAAAAACTCCTAGGATTTGTCCTTAAAAAAGCCAATCTACAAGGAGTCAATCTCATGATCTCCGGCGGAGGTCCTATCCCACCTACCACCATCAAGCTCTTTAACCACCTAGGCATTACCTGTGTGCAAGGCTACGGACTCACCGAGACTTCGCCGATTGTTACGCTTAATCCGGTCAATCGCAATAAACATAAGTCGATTGGGCTACCCATCGATCTTACCGATATTATTATTCATAATGTCGACAATGACGGTAACGGAGAGATCGCGGTTAAAGGGCCGATGGTCTTTGAAGGATATTACCACAACCCCGAGGCAACTGCCGATGCCTTTACCTCCGAGGGTTACTTTAAAACTGGCGATTTAGGCTATATCGATCCCGATGGTTATGTCTACATTACAGGGCGATCGAAAAACATTATTGTTACCGAAGGCGGAAAAAATGTCAGCCCAGAGGAGGTTGAAGATATCTTCCAGCTCACCCCAGAGTTTGAGCAAGTCTTGATCCGTGGCTATCTTGCCAACGCAGAGACACAGAGCGAAGGTATCGAGGCGTTAGTCTACCCCAATAAAGATCTATTCAAAGGTAAGTCTGAAGCCGAAATCACCGAGAGTATTCTTGAACTCATCCGCGCTGGTAATAAACGGCTTAGTAGCTATCAACGTATTGGTCAAGTGCGCCTATTAGACCAACCCATGGAACTTACTGGCACCAAGAAAATTCGTCGACACACCGTTGACAAAGATGCAGGTAAAATTATAATGTAA
- a CDS encoding tetratricopeptide repeat protein, translating to MLRSLIYFLIIALIAPLAFAQDSAAKELAKRQEVLARIELESQRFESATSDIERAAILYERASLYNFLGNISSAITDLSRAIAFNPTFVEAYYARGSIYNNAGFASRAAEDLTQVLRINPNHQLALRTRSAVYMALEQYELSLNDMNTLISMNSSVGDLFYQRGLVFMKLERFPEAITDMTKVIELSPGNGQAVLARGALYLKTSQFAAAKRDFQKLLVAMPDHEELQKLLQMAEAGIAYTGSLN from the coding sequence ATGTTGCGTTCACTCATCTATTTTCTTATCATTGCGTTGATTGCACCGCTGGCTTTTGCGCAAGATTCGGCAGCCAAAGAGCTTGCCAAGCGCCAAGAGGTCTTAGCCCGTATCGAATTGGAGAGCCAACGTTTTGAGTCGGCTACCAGCGATATTGAGCGTGCTGCCATCTTATATGAACGCGCCAGTCTTTATAATTTTTTAGGGAATATCTCTAGTGCTATTACAGATTTATCTCGAGCTATTGCCTTTAATCCCACGTTTGTCGAAGCCTACTATGCGCGCGGTTCTATCTATAATAATGCAGGCTTTGCCAGTCGTGCAGCCGAAGATCTTACCCAAGTTTTGCGCATCAATCCTAATCACCAACTTGCCTTACGTACCCGCTCTGCGGTTTACATGGCTTTAGAGCAGTATGAGCTCTCTCTTAATGATATGAATACCCTAATCAGCATGAATTCTTCCGTAGGCGATCTCTTTTATCAACGTGGCTTAGTCTTTATGAAGCTAGAACGCTTTCCCGAGGCTATTACTGATATGACGAAGGTCATCGAGCTTTCTCCCGGTAATGGACAGGCCGTCTTGGCACGTGGCGCTCTTTATCTTAAGACCAGCCAATTTGCAGCAGCTAAACGTGATTTTCAAAAGCTCTTAGTCGCAATGCCTGATCATGAAGAGTTACAAAAATTGCTCCAAATGGCAGAAGCGGGTATCGCGTATACGGGGAGTTTGAATTAG
- a CDS encoding ATP-dependent helicase, which yields MHLNKTQILAVEESAHRLLIIAGAGTGKTAVITQRIAYLTQKKGIPSRDILALTFTNKAAKEMQIRAISIASELERTTFTTFHSFGAKFLREYGKVMGLYRYFTIYDDQDQLALLKRLYPSEPKKQLLEWRHLINKAKDYALSLEELDNYTHNIEEFRAMFDDYQQTLRANQAVDFGDLILLPLQILEQYPLIKAEQEQRWHAILVDEYQDTNRTQSALLQKLVGKATYLTVVGDEDQSIYAFRGADTTAILEFDTIFPETKMIKLEQNYRSHQHILHIANYLIDKNINRLGKRLFTENSSQKPVEFHTFTDEIEETKWIINQIKANALYKNRTTAILYRTNAQSRIFEKYLTQEQIPYKLVGAMRFFEREEIKTAIAGLTLLINPYDTVAFRRILTTPSRGVGAKSIEKIEDLQKELKESSLIDSAIQAKLPSKARVSIEKIALTYQALQNQLEENSPLKTLLATLLHELELFQHYQEKDQEEGSDRLENLQELLSALSFYPTGKDGLIAFLESLQLNQQPEEDQEQTTLNLITIHNTKGLEYDCVFLTGMEQHLFPKINTHSRNIVEELEEERRLCYVAITRAREELYVTHAQQRTLYGERRYQQPSQFLQEAYLSEDVTLHHHDVEAQNNGDHIYYIGRWVRDEEYGVGKILKTHHTRAGHLTLTIQFKERIATFFPQFRQLEPIVFDGLEEF from the coding sequence ATGCATCTCAATAAAACGCAAATCCTCGCGGTGGAAGAATCGGCACATCGTCTCTTAATTATTGCAGGAGCAGGCACCGGAAAAACGGCGGTCATTACCCAGCGCATCGCCTACCTTACGCAAAAAAAGGGAATACCCTCAAGGGATATTTTAGCGCTTACCTTTACCAACAAGGCAGCCAAGGAGATGCAAATCCGTGCAATAAGCATAGCGTCGGAACTTGAACGCACTACCTTCACGACGTTCCACAGCTTTGGCGCGAAATTTCTGCGTGAATATGGAAAAGTGATGGGATTGTATCGCTACTTTACGATTTATGATGATCAAGATCAGCTTGCTCTCCTCAAACGACTTTACCCAAGCGAACCGAAAAAACAGCTTTTAGAGTGGCGACATCTTATCAATAAAGCAAAAGATTATGCGCTTTCACTAGAAGAATTGGATAATTATACTCATAATATCGAAGAATTCAGAGCGATGTTTGATGACTATCAACAGACATTGAGAGCTAATCAAGCCGTTGATTTTGGCGATCTGATTCTTTTACCTCTGCAAATTTTGGAGCAATATCCTTTGATTAAAGCAGAACAAGAACAACGATGGCACGCCATTTTAGTGGATGAATATCAAGATACAAACCGCACGCAATCGGCGTTATTGCAAAAACTAGTGGGAAAAGCGACCTATTTAACCGTCGTAGGTGATGAGGATCAGTCGATTTATGCCTTCCGCGGGGCTGATACCACCGCGATTCTTGAATTTGATACCATCTTTCCAGAGACAAAAATGATCAAACTCGAACAAAATTATCGATCGCATCAACATATTTTACATATTGCAAATTATTTAATTGATAAAAATATCAATCGCCTAGGAAAAAGACTCTTCACCGAAAATTCGTCGCAAAAACCTGTAGAATTTCATACATTTACCGACGAGATTGAAGAAACTAAATGGATTATTAATCAAATTAAAGCAAACGCATTGTATAAAAATAGAACAACTGCGATTCTTTATCGTACCAACGCGCAGAGTCGGATTTTTGAAAAATATCTTACACAAGAACAAATTCCCTATAAACTAGTGGGTGCCATGCGGTTTTTTGAAAGAGAGGAGATCAAAACAGCGATTGCTGGCTTAACACTCCTAATCAATCCTTATGACACTGTGGCTTTTAGGCGAATCTTAACCACGCCCAGCCGAGGTGTAGGGGCAAAGAGCATCGAAAAAATCGAAGATCTGCAAAAAGAGTTAAAAGAATCTTCTCTCATTGACAGCGCCATACAAGCCAAACTTCCAAGTAAAGCGCGCGTATCCATCGAAAAAATCGCGCTCACTTATCAAGCATTACAAAACCAATTGGAGGAAAATTCGCCCTTAAAAACACTTCTCGCCACATTGCTTCATGAGCTCGAACTGTTTCAGCACTATCAAGAGAAAGATCAAGAGGAAGGCAGTGATCGGTTGGAAAATTTACAGGAGTTACTTTCGGCTCTCTCTTTTTATCCCACGGGTAAGGATGGGCTTATCGCCTTTTTAGAGAGTCTACAACTCAACCAACAACCCGAAGAAGATCAAGAGCAGACGACACTCAATCTTATCACCATTCATAATACAAAAGGGTTGGAGTATGACTGCGTTTTTTTAACCGGCATGGAACAACACCTCTTTCCAAAAATCAACACCCATTCGAGAAATATTGTAGAAGAGCTTGAGGAGGAACGCAGGCTCTGCTACGTGGCGATAACTCGTGCCAGAGAAGAGCTTTATGTAACGCATGCCCAACAACGTACTCTTTATGGGGAGCGCCGTTATCAACAACCTAGCCAATTTTTACAAGAAGCATATCTTTCCGAGGATGTTACGCTTCATCACCACGATGTAGAAGCACAAAATAATGGAGATCATATCTATTATATAGGAAGATGGGTGCGTGATGAGGAGTATGGCGTGGGAAAAATCCTGAAGACGCACCACACGCGCGCAGGACATTTAACCCTCACGATACAATTTAAAGAGCGTATCGCTACCTTTTTTCCACAATTTCGTCAGCTTGAGCCCATCGTCTTTGACGGACTAGAGGAATTCTGA
- a CDS encoding flagellar assembly lytic transglycosylase: protein MKQYVYLPLFILSFFSLLNCSASHLENSFTAPRDDHARLKTLTLMRTPHPDASLSTKELQQAGLGSDYYYSYHLLAMNEEKKAFHLLLAGIRSDNPWFEYHALQTMNLAKDAQQRGLIAKQLQKLSKNDQKATAILYTRAQLAYHQQEYEESLQHLQATDPLRLEALTIKEDANTLKILNNMHLKRAFWQNGVEELLLKWPLHPQFSEIVTELVDNTTSESFPLLPIVQAMKTMQDRRTRENFLALDALITTKATHPFLSYPTMVRPYIQLAGYVNQREVAIEQLQSALKHIDPSHPAYFEIQRANAVLHWRLGRYKTSVELFAPIISLATNNQDYNDVVWYYLNSLYRNNPKDFMDAIASQKILIHQEASWFDDLFQIILRDFVANRKFAELEKVHNLIIDRQASNQMRAQYGWVLARAMHHGFIPLNRARMLAYLQEATLDPFSYAAFMAATALNEVPVALHNVHRLSSPLLQEENDLSAILEIDKTSEAFSSFASAAAVSKQPSADLHLLGFIYYGLNQIAIDKSIATRTLVQTDTLRLLARALDEQGEHLQAIRMMNRARSKPLFQPDQGDLRVLYPRAFYEEIHQAAQSIDLKTSIYLGLIRTESGFSPEIQSRASAQGLAQVMPATAKDMARQLRIPENDIDLSDVTQNLLISSNYIYWIQGRLPGLYAQLAGYNGGPNRVRRWREEWKDLPEELFIEAIPYAETRNYVKSIVVASATYEYLYNNETPLLVISHIYPSFKRTNTYASQ, encoded by the coding sequence ATGAAACAGTATGTATATCTTCCCTTATTTATCCTCTCCTTTTTTTCTTTGCTCAACTGCAGTGCCTCTCACCTCGAAAACTCTTTTACCGCCCCACGCGACGATCACGCTCGCCTAAAAACACTCACTCTCATGCGTACACCTCACCCCGATGCCTCCCTCTCTACCAAAGAGCTTCAACAAGCAGGCTTAGGTAGCGATTACTACTATTCCTATCATCTATTAGCCATGAATGAAGAGAAAAAAGCCTTCCATCTGCTTCTTGCTGGTATTCGCTCCGATAATCCTTGGTTTGAGTACCACGCCCTACAGACCATGAACTTAGCAAAGGATGCGCAACAACGTGGACTTATCGCTAAGCAACTCCAAAAACTCAGTAAAAACGATCAAAAAGCAACCGCAATTCTTTATACAAGGGCGCAACTGGCTTATCACCAACAAGAATACGAAGAATCCTTACAGCATTTGCAAGCAACCGATCCCCTGCGTCTTGAAGCATTAACCATTAAAGAAGATGCAAATACATTAAAAATCTTAAATAATATGCATCTTAAACGTGCATTTTGGCAAAATGGAGTAGAAGAATTACTGCTCAAGTGGCCCTTGCATCCGCAGTTTAGCGAGATTGTTACAGAACTGGTTGACAATACTACATCGGAATCTTTTCCTTTATTGCCGATTGTACAAGCAATGAAGACGATGCAAGATCGTCGCACACGAGAGAATTTTCTTGCCCTTGATGCCCTTATCACAACCAAAGCAACCCATCCCTTTCTCTCATATCCAACAATGGTGCGCCCGTATATTCAACTGGCAGGCTATGTCAATCAACGTGAGGTGGCTATTGAGCAACTCCAATCAGCCCTAAAGCATATTGATCCGTCTCACCCCGCTTACTTTGAAATTCAACGCGCGAATGCCGTGCTACATTGGCGACTTGGACGCTACAAAACCAGTGTAGAGCTCTTCGCTCCTATTATTAGCCTTGCCACAAATAATCAAGATTATAATGACGTGGTTTGGTACTATCTCAATTCTCTATATAGAAATAATCCTAAAGATTTTATGGACGCAATTGCTTCACAAAAGATTCTTATCCATCAAGAGGCTAGCTGGTTTGACGATCTTTTTCAAATCATTTTACGCGACTTTGTTGCCAATCGAAAATTCGCAGAATTAGAAAAAGTTCACAATCTCATCATCGATCGCCAAGCATCCAACCAAATGCGCGCACAGTATGGCTGGGTGTTAGCGCGCGCCATGCATCACGGCTTTATCCCGCTTAACCGCGCCAGAATGCTGGCTTATCTCCAAGAGGCAACCCTCGATCCCTTCAGTTATGCTGCTTTTATGGCAGCCACCGCCCTCAATGAAGTGCCCGTTGCCCTGCACAATGTACATCGCCTTTCCTCCCCTCTTCTTCAAGAAGAGAACGATCTTAGCGCTATTTTAGAGATCGACAAAACCTCGGAAGCCTTCTCGAGCTTTGCTAGTGCTGCCGCGGTAAGTAAACAACCATCAGCTGACCTCCATTTACTGGGATTTATCTACTATGGGCTCAATCAGATAGCAATTGATAAATCTATAGCTACACGCACATTAGTTCAAACTGATACCTTGCGGTTACTTGCCCGCGCACTCGATGAGCAAGGGGAGCATTTGCAAGCTATTCGTATGATGAATCGTGCGCGAAGTAAACCGCTATTTCAACCCGATCAAGGGGATTTACGCGTACTCTACCCGCGTGCTTTTTATGAAGAAATCCATCAAGCTGCCCAAAGCATCGATCTCAAAACAAGCATTTATTTAGGGCTCATCCGCACTGAGTCAGGCTTTTCTCCAGAAATTCAATCCCGCGCTTCGGCGCAAGGGCTTGCGCAAGTGATGCCGGCAACCGCAAAGGATATGGCGCGTCAATTAAGAATCCCTGAAAATGACATTGATCTCTCTGACGTAACACAGAATTTGCTCATTAGTAGTAACTATATTTACTGGATTCAAGGGCGTTTACCAGGACTTTATGCACAACTTGCTGGCTATAATGGTGGCCCCAATCGGGTGAGACGTTGGCGGGAGGAGTGGAAAGATCTTCCCGAAGAGCTCTTTATTGAGGCGATTCCCTACGCCGAAACACGCAACTATGTAAAATCAATCGTTGTCGCCAGCGCCACTTATGAATATTTATACAATAATGAGACCCCTCTCTTGGTGATTAGTCATATTTATCCGTCATTCAAACGTACAAATACCTATGCATCTCAATAA